The Thunnus thynnus chromosome 24, fThuThy2.1, whole genome shotgun sequence genome window below encodes:
- the igfbp2a gene encoding insulin-like growth factor-binding protein 2-A produces the protein MIMTKNLMPITMLSYAGCSLLILSASLAGASLAEMVFRCPGCTAERQALCPKLTETCAEIVREPGCGCCPVCARQEGEACGVYTPRCATGLRCYPTPDSELPLEQLVQGQGQCRRKVDTETTTYSQEHREQTSGEAVELLPEQGVSDIPAIRKPSKETTWLGPKESAVRQHRQEMKTKMKTNKVEEVKPTRPKQTQCQQELDQVLERISKMPFRDNRGPLEDLYALHIPNCDKRGQYNLKQCKMSLHGQRGECWCVHPHTGRPIPSAPTVRGDPNCSQYLRELELELPDMAQI, from the exons ATGATAATGACCAAAAACCTCATGCCTATAACAATGCTTTCGTACGCGGGTTGCAGCTTGCTGATCCTCTCCGCGTCTCTCGCCGGTGCCTCCCTGGCCGAGATGGTGTTCCGCTGCCCGGGCTGCACCGCGGAGCGCCAGGCGCTGTGCCCAAAGCTCACCGAGACTTGCGCGGAGATAGTGCGCGAACCGGGCTGCGGGTGCTGCCCCGTGTGCGCCCGGCAAGAGGGCGAGGCGTGCGGCGTGTACACCCCGAGGTGCGCCACCGGTCTGCGTTGCTACCCGACGCCCGACTCGGAGCTTCCCCTGGAGCAACTGGTGCAGGGCCAGGGGCAATGCCGGCGCAAAGTGGACACCGAGACGACCACTTACAGCCAGGAGCACCGGGAGCAAACCAGCG GTGAGGCTGTGGAGCTGCTGCCTGAGCAGGGTGTGAGTGACATCCCGGCCATCCGGAAGCCCAGTAAAGAGACCACCTGGCTGGGACCCAAAGAGAGCGCTGTGCGCCAGCACCGGCAGGAGATGAAGACTAAGATGAAGACCAACAAGGTGGAAGAGGTGAAACCCACACGGCCTAAACAG ACTCAGTGTCAGCAGGAGCTGGACCAGGTCCTAGAGCGGATATCCAAGATGCCCTTCAGAGATAACCGAGGTCCCCTGGAAGACCTGTACGCCCTGCACATCCCCAACTGTGACAAGAGGGGGCAGTATAACCTCAAACAG tgcaAGATGTCTCTCCACGGTCAGAGGGGCGAGTGCTGGTGCGTCCACCCTCACACCGGCCGACCTATCCCATCAGCCCCCACTGTGAGGGGCGACCCTAACTGCAGCCAGTACCTcagagagctggagctggagctccCCGACATGGCCCAGATATAG